In one Leptogranulimonas caecicola genomic region, the following are encoded:
- a CDS encoding ABC transporter ATP-binding protein, protein MLAEGLGDEVMALFEAEHLKTRYLSHGKPFSPFEDVSFFLEAGGVYDLTGPSGSGKTTLLRVCARLLPKTAGTLRLNGQDSDGMSPVAWRRQVCLVPQQSVLVPGTVGDNLRLPWTLKVNAGITPPADEELQALLDAVDLNEVSCHMDASQLSGGQQARVALLRAFVTHPKVLLLDEVDAGLDDESAKAVGLLCRSVAQKEGSAVLRIRHRPPDGFATATFVLAQGVMSRREAAGRDKS, encoded by the coding sequence CTCTTTGAAGCAGAGCATCTCAAGACTCGCTATCTGAGCCATGGAAAGCCTTTCTCGCCCTTCGAGGACGTGTCGTTTTTCTTGGAGGCTGGGGGTGTTTACGATCTCACCGGCCCCTCGGGTTCAGGCAAGACCACTCTTTTGAGAGTCTGTGCTCGACTGCTCCCCAAAACCGCCGGCACTCTGCGTCTTAACGGCCAGGATTCCGATGGGATGAGCCCGGTGGCCTGGCGCCGTCAGGTGTGTTTGGTGCCTCAGCAGAGCGTACTGGTGCCCGGCACGGTGGGCGACAACCTCAGGCTTCCCTGGACGCTCAAGGTCAACGCAGGCATCACTCCTCCAGCTGATGAGGAGCTGCAAGCGCTTTTGGACGCAGTGGATCTTAACGAGGTGAGCTGTCATATGGACGCCTCCCAACTCTCCGGCGGCCAGCAGGCGCGAGTGGCGCTCCTGCGGGCGTTTGTGACCCACCCAAAAGTGCTGCTCTTAGACGAGGTAGATGCTGGCCTCGATGATGAGTCGGCCAAGGCGGTGGGGCTTCTCTGCCGCTCTGTGGCACAAAAAGAAGGCTCGGCTGTGCTGCGCATTCGCCATAGGCCTCCCGACGGATTTGCCACCGCCACCTTTGTGCTGGCCCAGGGCGTGATGAGCCGCCGCGAGGCTGCAGGAAGGGACAAATCATGA